In Halobacteriovorax marinus SJ, the following proteins share a genomic window:
- the phnE gene encoding phosphonate ABC transporter, permease protein PhnE, giving the protein MSTLTQEIIPGENKGQGLKKVKKVAKAYAIDLFLWSYLILASWKIVYEKIVIGARYAEFTWNQPLIAIGLGAVVALGLFFTRISIGKAVSGLYESRPEKTVLSEPFTILGYVLLVITFISGIFISQVSITEFLSQSGLHGARRIFTALFNPNFAIIEDALFAAIETIYMAFIATIVALPIAFLLAFFAARNLMNGSKLTMAIYSIVRFFLNVSRSIEPLVWAIIFSVWVGIGPFAGMLALCLHSISSLSKLYSEQIENISNGPIEAMTATGAHPIQVIWFGVVPQIVLPYLSFTIYRWDINVRMATVIGLVGGGGIGTMLMQYQGLAKWNEVGLLVIIIAAIVWIMDYLSSKIREAIK; this is encoded by the coding sequence ATGTCGACGTTAACACAAGAAATTATCCCAGGTGAAAATAAAGGCCAAGGCCTAAAGAAAGTGAAGAAAGTAGCAAAAGCATATGCTATTGACCTCTTCCTTTGGTCTTATTTAATTCTAGCTTCATGGAAAATTGTCTATGAGAAAATTGTTATTGGCGCTAGATATGCTGAGTTCACTTGGAACCAACCACTAATAGCTATTGGTTTAGGAGCCGTTGTTGCTCTTGGACTATTTTTTACAAGAATTTCAATTGGGAAAGCTGTTTCAGGACTTTATGAATCAAGACCAGAGAAAACAGTTCTTTCAGAGCCATTTACAATCTTAGGATATGTTCTACTTGTAATTACATTTATTTCTGGGATCTTTATCTCACAAGTAAGTATTACTGAGTTCTTATCTCAAAGTGGTCTTCACGGTGCGAGAAGAATCTTTACAGCTCTTTTCAATCCTAACTTTGCTATTATTGAAGATGCTCTATTTGCAGCAATCGAGACTATTTATATGGCCTTTATTGCAACAATCGTAGCACTTCCAATAGCATTCTTATTGGCATTCTTTGCTGCAAGAAACCTTATGAACGGATCTAAACTTACTATGGCAATCTATAGTATTGTAAGATTCTTCTTAAACGTTTCAAGATCAATTGAGCCACTTGTATGGGCGATCATCTTCTCTGTTTGGGTTGGAATCGGGCCATTTGCAGGTATGTTAGCGCTTTGCTTACACTCAATTTCATCTCTATCTAAGCTTTACTCAGAGCAGATTGAGAATATCTCTAACGGACCAATCGAAGCAATGACAGCGACAGGTGCACACCCAATTCAAGTTATCTGGTTTGGTGTTGTTCCTCAGATTGTTCTTCCTTACCTTTCTTTTACAATCTATCGTTGGGATATCAACGTTAGAATGGCAACAGTAATTGGTCTCGTAGGAGGCGGTGGTATTGGTACAATGCTTATGCAATACCAAGGTCTAGCAAAATGGAACGAAGTAGGACTACTCGTTATCATTATCGCGGCCATCGTTTGGATTATGGATTACCTTTCTTCTAAAATTAGAGAGGCGATTAAATAA
- a CDS encoding transporter substrate-binding domain-containing protein — protein sequence MHFNILALFLLILSTPALTKEFKCSMAEGYAPFQYLEKREMKGLDVELVQIFNEIGPHKITLSSDKWDNLVSELYHTSGIDCLIGMEKTPSRLKIFKFSDTLYTRKSALIVLANSKIEKLKHLGARVVCGDKDSNLEYEIVNLSKIPIRMVYMETKEKCMKALASGVVAAAIMPKKVAHFIASKFKIEIKSILEAKKAMDVGFAFKKKDKIDLKDFNEQLKKVIQSKSYRSLIKK from the coding sequence ATGCATTTCAACATCTTGGCCCTATTCCTTCTTATCCTTTCTACTCCAGCTCTTACTAAAGAGTTCAAATGTTCGATGGCAGAGGGTTATGCTCCCTTTCAATACCTAGAGAAGAGAGAAATGAAAGGCCTTGATGTGGAACTTGTTCAAATATTCAATGAAATTGGTCCTCATAAAATTACTCTCTCATCAGATAAGTGGGATAATTTAGTTTCTGAGCTCTATCATACAAGTGGTATTGATTGTTTAATTGGGATGGAGAAGACGCCAAGTAGATTAAAAATTTTCAAATTCTCCGACACTCTATACACTCGAAAGTCTGCCCTCATCGTTCTCGCCAATAGCAAAATAGAGAAATTAAAACACTTGGGCGCGCGAGTAGTATGTGGGGATAAAGATTCCAATTTAGAATATGAAATTGTAAACCTCTCTAAGATTCCTATTCGTATGGTTTATATGGAAACTAAGGAGAAGTGTATGAAGGCATTGGCCAGCGGTGTGGTAGCCGCTGCAATTATGCCAAAGAAAGTCGCACACTTTATAGCCTCAAAATTCAAGATTGAAATTAAATCTATTTTAGAGGCAAAGAAAGCAATGGATGTTGGCTTTGCATTTAAGAAGAAAGATAAAATTGATTTGAAAGATTTCAATGAGCAGTTAAAGAAGGTTATTCAATCTAAGTCTTATAGATCTCTTATTAAGAAATAA
- a CDS encoding phosphate/phosphite/phosphonate ABC transporter substrate-binding protein, translated as MFTMKNSTLLLALLTTLFVGCVKEDKLGSANNPVKLYFTPSVDADTIASNSQEFIQFLEKETGLFFKTGIPTNYIAVVEAFGSKRADIGVMNSFGYILAHQKYGATAKLRVLRYGHDYYQGQIIAHVDSGITSAKDLQGKKFAFTDPSSTSGYMFPLKIIKDNNVELSNTTFGIKHDNVVTMVYQKQVDAGATYYSAPSEDGTIRDARSRVKTQFPDVEDKVKIVTITEKIPNDPFVFRKDLDPAITTKFISAVKKFLGTEAGQKIFKNIYSVEGLVDTTDADYDGLRAMIKSVGIDIESKLK; from the coding sequence ATGTTTACAATGAAGAATTCAACACTTCTTCTTGCGCTTCTTACGACGTTATTCGTGGGATGTGTAAAGGAAGACAAGCTTGGTTCGGCCAACAACCCGGTTAAGCTCTACTTTACACCTTCAGTTGACGCCGACACTATTGCGTCTAACTCTCAAGAATTTATTCAATTCTTAGAAAAAGAAACTGGTCTTTTCTTTAAGACAGGTATTCCAACAAATTACATCGCAGTAGTTGAAGCTTTCGGTTCAAAGAGAGCTGACATTGGTGTTATGAATTCATTTGGTTACATCCTAGCACACCAAAAATACGGAGCAACTGCAAAGCTAAGAGTTCTTCGTTATGGACACGACTACTACCAAGGTCAAATTATTGCTCACGTTGATAGTGGAATCACTTCTGCAAAAGACTTACAAGGTAAGAAGTTTGCTTTCACTGATCCATCATCAACTTCTGGATATATGTTCCCACTTAAAATTATTAAGGATAACAACGTAGAGCTTTCAAATACAACATTTGGAATTAAGCACGACAACGTTGTAACTATGGTTTACCAAAAGCAAGTTGATGCTGGTGCGACTTACTACTCTGCTCCTTCTGAAGATGGAACAATTAGAGACGCAAGATCAAGAGTAAAAACTCAATTCCCAGATGTTGAAGACAAAGTAAAAATTGTAACAATTACTGAGAAAATCCCAAATGACCCATTTGTTTTTAGAAAAGACTTAGACCCAGCGATTACGACAAAGTTCATCTCTGCTGTTAAGAAATTCTTAGGAACAGAAGCAGGACAAAAGATCTTCAAGAACATTTATAGTGTTGAAGGTTTAGTAGATACAACTGATGCTGATTACGATGGACTTAGAGCTATGATTAAGTCTGTTGGAATTGATATTGAATCAAAACTTAAATAA
- the phnC gene encoding phosphonate ABC transporter ATP-binding protein — MLNVKDLHKKYPNGTHALKGVSFDVTPGEFLVVIGLSGSGKSTLLRCLNRLHEPSHGSISFEGSDITHIKGQPLRNLRSNIGMIFQHFNLIPRKTVMTNVLSGTLSRTGVFKSIFGIFSEEDREKAKRFIKIVGLEGKENQRADNLSGGQQQRVAIARALMQNPKVLLADEPVASLDPATSHSVMQYLKKVNEELGVTVICNLHFLSLVRQYASRVIALKGGKLIYEGQPLDIDENWFKTIYGEEAVEVTID; from the coding sequence ATGCTTAATGTTAAAGATTTGCATAAGAAATACCCAAATGGAACACACGCTCTTAAGGGTGTTTCATTTGATGTAACACCAGGTGAGTTCTTAGTAGTAATTGGACTTTCTGGGTCAGGAAAATCAACTCTCCTTAGATGTCTAAATAGACTTCATGAGCCAAGTCACGGATCAATCTCTTTTGAAGGAAGTGATATTACTCACATCAAAGGTCAGCCTTTAAGAAACCTAAGATCAAATATTGGGATGATTTTTCAACACTTCAACCTAATTCCAAGAAAGACAGTTATGACAAATGTTCTCTCTGGTACACTTTCTAGAACGGGAGTTTTTAAATCTATCTTCGGTATCTTCTCTGAAGAAGACAGAGAAAAGGCCAAGAGATTTATCAAAATCGTAGGTCTTGAAGGAAAAGAAAATCAAAGAGCAGACAATCTTTCTGGTGGTCAACAGCAGAGGGTTGCAATTGCTAGAGCACTAATGCAAAACCCAAAAGTTCTTCTTGCCGATGAGCCTGTAGCGTCACTTGACCCTGCAACTTCACACTCGGTTATGCAATACCTTAAAAAAGTTAATGAAGAACTAGGTGTAACAGTTATCTGTAACCTCCACTTCTTATCACTTGTTAGACAGTACGCTTCAAGAGTTATTGCGCTAAAAGGTGGAAAGTTAATATATGAGGGTCAACCTTTAGATATTGACGAGAACTGGTTTAAAACAATCTACGGTGAAGAAGCTGTAGAAGTGACAATTGACTAA
- a CDS encoding C45 family peptidase, producing MEAIKLTKLIGNSEESFYQLGLKDRDGHTFLLNHMQSVLSLGIPKIDKILREIAGNFFDSQQEKNSLYEAWLSNYANGLGISTRELVFTLLLPELSSCLSKWVPSLSSAMLGCSSFFFWDDKDQSPVHGRILDFPLVSSFDKYERTILYQFENLPKVYSFGSTGFPFASITSMNEFGVTLALHQKFTDVLNIHGRSVFDIGNELIFNVKTMEDALEILEQAQSITTWCFNMTFPDGRWLSADLMGDKLHYETGVIEKGSITYFNNDLLDSNLKTSDYHPYAIAPHNQMRKNSGESKIKKLEKKKSLSSFDVLKAMGTPNKEAFALGDKWCLDTLTPSSVQVLALCPQRAKALSIAGEAPKVFVGAYEEHLDIWEDPQIKLIKKKINNNASEYKEGLSEYMLAQVAFDHKDFTLAYHHIQMAHDLLAQTKWEVISEFYFLVFQFMKEKHKKVRATLLDQFQVLLPDLPEVLQDHAWLFIARLERILHKSTRVSEKDIKHPALKKVLELESKIPTLILHPTITLLMAPRLDLVDIIYPLS from the coding sequence ATGGAAGCAATTAAGCTCACTAAACTAATCGGTAACTCTGAAGAAAGCTTTTATCAGCTCGGTTTAAAAGATCGTGATGGGCACACTTTTCTGCTAAATCACATGCAAAGTGTTCTCTCCCTAGGGATTCCAAAAATTGACAAGATCCTTCGGGAAATTGCAGGTAATTTCTTTGACTCTCAACAAGAGAAGAACTCTCTCTATGAAGCTTGGCTTAGTAATTATGCTAATGGATTGGGAATTAGCACTAGGGAGTTAGTATTTACTCTCCTATTACCTGAGTTAAGTTCTTGCCTAAGTAAGTGGGTCCCATCACTAAGCAGTGCAATGCTTGGTTGCTCTAGCTTTTTTTTCTGGGACGATAAAGATCAATCACCCGTTCACGGTCGTATCTTAGACTTTCCGTTGGTAAGTAGTTTTGATAAGTATGAGAGAACAATTCTCTATCAATTTGAGAACCTTCCAAAGGTTTACTCATTTGGAAGTACAGGCTTTCCCTTTGCTAGTATTACTTCGATGAATGAATTCGGAGTCACGCTAGCTCTACATCAAAAGTTTACCGACGTACTTAATATCCATGGGCGGTCAGTCTTTGATATAGGCAATGAATTAATCTTCAATGTGAAAACAATGGAAGATGCTCTTGAAATACTAGAGCAGGCCCAGTCCATAACTACTTGGTGTTTTAATATGACTTTTCCCGACGGAAGATGGCTAAGTGCAGATCTGATGGGAGATAAATTACACTATGAAACAGGAGTCATTGAAAAGGGAAGTATTACCTACTTTAACAATGATCTCTTAGACTCAAATTTAAAGACAAGTGACTACCACCCCTATGCTATTGCTCCTCACAATCAAATGAGAAAAAATTCTGGGGAATCAAAAATTAAGAAGCTAGAAAAAAAGAAATCTCTAAGCTCATTTGATGTCTTAAAGGCCATGGGAACTCCAAATAAGGAAGCCTTTGCCCTTGGAGATAAGTGGTGTTTAGATACTCTCACGCCTTCCTCAGTGCAAGTTCTCGCTCTGTGTCCACAAAGAGCGAAGGCCCTCTCAATTGCAGGAGAGGCCCCAAAAGTCTTTGTAGGCGCATACGAGGAACATTTAGATATTTGGGAAGACCCGCAAATAAAACTTATAAAGAAAAAGATCAATAATAATGCGAGTGAATATAAAGAAGGTTTGAGTGAGTATATGCTTGCTCAAGTTGCTTTTGATCACAAAGACTTTACCTTGGCCTATCACCATATACAGATGGCCCATGATCTTTTGGCCCAAACAAAGTGGGAAGTCATTAGCGAGTTCTACTTTCTAGTTTTTCAGTTTATGAAAGAGAAACACAAAAAGGTTCGCGCAACTCTCCTAGACCAATTTCAAGTTCTCTTGCCTGACTTACCTGAAGTGCTACAAGATCATGCATGGCTATTTATTGCTCGTCTGGAGAGAATTCTACATAAGAGTACGCGAGTAAGTGAAAAGGATATTAAGCATCCTGCACTAAAGAAAGTCTTAGAGCTTGAGAGTAAAATCCCTACTCTTATTCTACATCCAACGATTACCCTACTCATGGCACCACGACTAGATCTCGTTGATATAATCTATCCACTCTCTTAA
- a CDS encoding C25 family cysteine peptidase: MTKSMWTTVLLLFALPTLAQVELTQVRKSARTTSLNWNFKKSDLVITESKLERPYSFKEINLENWFNSKSVGEASLPFKSILFEGSPKDFKVELSALKVEVIDNLIPTPAQKMPCRCEVVPWKFSADYNDESYNKSELVHVFKESLGVFKGKEITRISIYPFAYNHAQGTRVVLKGEVSITSKSELKTFSLKASDKNYHIFSKRKYQQSLARLVELRESEGFKVRLHALEDIGHDSALVKEYIHNLYKSEKFSYALIIGHEEEFPTHYTATQFDSRTPTDIFYYTMDGEEDVIPDVLYARLSVSSTEELESVINKTIEFENKSWASKTGSSSMIAIASDEGSAPDDVEYVREMHRPLKEKFSWKSHEFFQGQSSGSADNIVSQLEEGSIWLNYIGHGTGFEWPSVYGREFLVSDLEGVGSEQVKPVVIDVACQNGRYSNEGRMGEMFIRGYGQNSGAVAYYGGSVDISWDPPAIMAIGINKAVSENNMRRLIDVIFEGQTYLLENIDDREAALENLIWYHLQGDPLLNLSNI; encoded by the coding sequence ATGACGAAGTCTATGTGGACGACAGTGCTACTACTCTTTGCACTGCCTACCTTGGCACAAGTTGAGTTGACCCAGGTAAGAAAGTCAGCCCGTACTACAAGTTTAAATTGGAATTTCAAAAAATCTGATCTGGTGATAACTGAGTCTAAGTTGGAGAGACCATATTCTTTTAAAGAGATTAATTTAGAAAATTGGTTCAATTCAAAGAGCGTAGGAGAGGCCTCGCTTCCTTTTAAGTCAATTCTCTTTGAAGGATCACCCAAAGATTTTAAAGTTGAGTTAAGTGCATTGAAGGTTGAGGTTATTGATAACCTCATTCCAACTCCAGCGCAGAAAATGCCTTGTCGCTGTGAAGTTGTTCCGTGGAAGTTTTCAGCTGACTATAACGATGAATCCTACAATAAGAGTGAACTAGTTCACGTCTTTAAAGAATCTCTAGGTGTCTTTAAAGGCAAAGAGATTACTCGAATATCAATCTATCCCTTTGCCTATAATCATGCTCAGGGAACAAGAGTGGTACTTAAGGGGGAAGTTTCAATAACCTCAAAGAGTGAGCTTAAAACTTTTTCTCTAAAAGCAAGTGATAAGAATTATCATATTTTTTCAAAGAGAAAGTATCAACAGTCACTAGCTCGATTAGTAGAATTAAGAGAGAGCGAAGGCTTTAAAGTCAGATTACATGCACTAGAAGATATTGGTCACGATAGTGCACTAGTAAAAGAATATATTCACAATCTTTATAAAAGTGAGAAATTTTCTTATGCATTGATCATAGGCCATGAGGAAGAGTTTCCTACTCACTACACTGCGACTCAATTTGATTCGAGAACTCCTACAGATATTTTCTACTACACAATGGACGGTGAAGAAGACGTGATTCCAGATGTTCTCTACGCAAGACTCTCTGTCTCTTCAACTGAAGAACTCGAGTCTGTAATCAATAAGACAATTGAATTTGAAAATAAGTCATGGGCAAGTAAGACAGGTTCGAGCTCAATGATTGCTATCGCTTCAGATGAGGGGAGTGCCCCCGATGATGTTGAATACGTTCGTGAAATGCATCGCCCTCTCAAAGAAAAATTCTCTTGGAAGTCCCATGAGTTTTTCCAAGGACAGAGTAGTGGCAGTGCAGATAATATTGTCTCTCAACTCGAAGAGGGAAGTATATGGCTAAATTATATTGGGCATGGAACAGGTTTTGAGTGGCCATCTGTCTATGGGAGAGAGTTTCTCGTCTCTGATTTAGAGGGAGTTGGTAGCGAGCAGGTCAAGCCAGTGGTTATAGATGTTGCTTGCCAAAATGGGCGCTATAGCAATGAAGGTAGAATGGGGGAGATGTTTATTCGAGGATATGGCCAGAACTCTGGCGCCGTGGCCTACTACGGCGGCAGTGTCGATATTAGTTGGGACCCTCCTGCAATTATGGCCATCGGAATTAATAAGGCGGTAAGTGAAAATAATATGAGGCGCCTGATTGACGTTATTTTTGAAGGTCAGACCTATCTTCTTGAAAATATTGATGATAGAGAAGCTGCGCTCGAAAACCTTATTTGGTATCACTTACAGGGTGATCCGCTTCTTAATTTAAGTAATATCTAG